One genomic window of Methyloceanibacter sp. wino2 includes the following:
- a CDS encoding DUF2497 domain-containing protein, giving the protein MSSTERAPEPTMEDILASIRRIITDDDTGKAPADKAAAQSEDEGLEGEADNQIIDDIARVLTSGGDAPANEDEEIMDLTGELGGLELIEEEPEELPEAVEVVDTTPEFVDSIEDSEELLALDDAQADVLEPDLLEPDVPEAAVEIVETVEVFETVEIAELAEPEEMELPVEETAAPEMPPMAPPPLPEPVAEAVPEAPKLSASEEAATALERAIAALKAGQSPTPAPAPMPSFTAPAPAEPEAEEPTTGVIPLPTDIPMAVPMETPEPDTETHLDPDVDSVLEMAEDAAEEELPAEDEFVLMDAESEVTMVLEEAEPEQETESAPFWPPQDAEPVEPAPAPVFAPTVAEIAQETVAVATNGAVPHGTPGGKSLEDSIKEMLRPMLREWLNENMPRMIREELDSDALQRGQD; this is encoded by the coding sequence ATGAGCAGCACCGAGCGCGCTCCTGAACCGACGATGGAAGACATTCTTGCTTCCATCCGCCGGATCATCACCGACGATGACACAGGCAAGGCTCCGGCCGACAAGGCCGCTGCCCAGTCCGAAGACGAGGGGCTTGAGGGCGAAGCCGACAACCAGATCATCGACGACATTGCCCGTGTTCTGACTTCCGGCGGCGACGCACCGGCCAATGAAGACGAGGAGATCATGGATCTCACCGGCGAACTGGGCGGTCTGGAGCTTATCGAGGAGGAGCCCGAAGAGCTTCCTGAGGCAGTCGAGGTTGTCGATACGACACCCGAGTTCGTGGATTCGATTGAGGACAGCGAGGAACTCCTGGCGCTGGACGATGCCCAGGCCGACGTTCTCGAGCCCGATCTCCTCGAGCCCGATGTCCCTGAAGCGGCCGTCGAGATTGTCGAGACGGTAGAGGTATTCGAAACGGTCGAAATCGCCGAGTTGGCCGAGCCCGAGGAAATGGAGCTTCCGGTGGAAGAGACGGCTGCGCCCGAAATGCCGCCGATGGCGCCGCCGCCGCTCCCGGAGCCTGTTGCCGAAGCAGTCCCCGAGGCCCCCAAATTGTCGGCCAGCGAGGAGGCCGCGACCGCGCTTGAGCGCGCCATTGCGGCACTCAAGGCCGGACAGTCTCCGACGCCGGCCCCGGCGCCCATGCCGAGTTTCACTGCCCCGGCGCCAGCCGAACCGGAAGCCGAAGAGCCGACGACCGGTGTTATCCCGCTTCCCACCGACATTCCGATGGCCGTTCCGATGGAAACGCCGGAACCGGATACGGAGACGCACCTCGATCCCGACGTTGATTCCGTTTTGGAAATGGCGGAGGACGCGGCCGAAGAGGAACTGCCTGCCGAGGACGAGTTTGTCCTGATGGACGCCGAATCCGAGGTCACGATGGTTCTCGAAGAGGCAGAGCCCGAGCAGGAGACGGAGAGTGCGCCGTTCTGGCCGCCTCAGGATGCCGAGCCGGTAGAGCCCGCTCCGGCGCCGGTCTTCGCGCCGACCGTCGCGGAAATTGCGCAGGAAACTGTCGCGGTGGCCACCAACGGCGCCGTCCCGCACGGGACGCCTGGGGGCAAGTCCTTGGAGGACAGCATCAAAGAGATGCTTCGTCCGATGCTGCGCGAGTGGCTCAACGAGAACATGCCGCGCATGATCCGTGAGGAACTGGACTCCGACGCGCTGCAACGCGGACAGGACTGA
- a CDS encoding TolC family outer membrane protein, with product MSGLQGMWLWLGRAARSSRRGIFALGVCLVAGTVSMPAAAESLEQALADAYLLNPVLNAERARLRAIDEQVALAKSGLRPTITGSGSTAYNNQNSNLRGRANVLSSFGGGVGSSGVTHPHGYALTLSQLLFGGFQNLNAIREAKSLVQAQRETLRQVEQTVLLDAATAYVNVVRDQAVVRLRENDVRVLTEQLKATRDRFDVGEVTRTDVAQAEARRSEALATLASAQANLKISRATYEQVIGHPPGTLMAPPSIRHLLPNSLDEAMTLGDGENPVILTAVYNEESSLFAVERIMGELLPSVSLEAQYEKAFDQSSTISDIETTSVTGRLSVPLYQGGGVSARVRQAKETNNQLKREVENARLSVHADVISNWGILQSSGPAIRSAEAAVGANKIALTGVREEEKVGQRTTLDVLDAQRELLNSQIGLVSALRDRVVAEYSLYSAIGRMDAQTLGLSVPYYDPFEHYEIIKNKLWGLAPPEPPLADN from the coding sequence GTGTCTGGTTTGCAGGGTATGTGGCTGTGGTTAGGCCGCGCGGCACGGTCGTCGCGCCGCGGCATCTTTGCGCTTGGTGTTTGTCTCGTCGCGGGCACGGTGTCGATGCCCGCCGCCGCCGAGTCGTTGGAACAGGCGCTTGCCGACGCCTATCTTCTCAATCCGGTACTAAATGCCGAACGTGCGCGGTTGCGCGCGATCGATGAGCAAGTCGCACTGGCCAAGTCCGGTCTGCGTCCGACGATCACCGGTTCCGGATCGACTGCTTACAACAATCAGAACAGCAATCTGAGGGGCAGGGCGAACGTACTCTCCTCCTTCGGCGGAGGTGTCGGGTCGAGCGGTGTGACGCATCCTCATGGCTACGCCCTGACGCTCTCGCAGCTGCTGTTCGGCGGCTTTCAGAATTTGAACGCCATCCGCGAGGCCAAGTCCCTCGTGCAGGCGCAGCGGGAGACCTTGCGCCAGGTCGAGCAAACGGTGCTCCTCGATGCCGCGACTGCCTATGTGAACGTGGTTCGCGACCAGGCGGTGGTGCGCCTTCGCGAGAACGACGTGCGCGTGCTGACCGAGCAGTTGAAGGCGACGCGCGACCGATTTGATGTGGGCGAGGTCACGAGGACCGATGTGGCCCAGGCCGAAGCACGGCGGTCCGAAGCGTTGGCGACTTTGGCATCCGCTCAGGCCAACCTGAAGATCAGCCGGGCGACGTACGAGCAGGTGATCGGTCATCCGCCGGGCACCCTGATGGCGCCGCCGTCGATCCGTCATCTACTTCCGAACTCGCTCGATGAAGCCATGACCCTCGGAGACGGTGAGAATCCGGTCATCCTGACGGCCGTTTACAACGAAGAGTCATCGCTCTTCGCCGTCGAGCGGATCATGGGCGAATTGCTCCCCTCGGTCTCTCTCGAGGCCCAATACGAGAAGGCGTTCGACCAGAGCAGCACGATCAGCGATATCGAGACCACGTCCGTGACCGGGCGCCTCAGCGTCCCGCTCTATCAGGGCGGCGGCGTCTCGGCCCGAGTGCGTCAGGCGAAAGAGACCAATAACCAGTTGAAGCGCGAGGTCGAGAATGCGCGCCTTAGCGTCCATGCGGACGTCATCTCCAACTGGGGCATTCTGCAGTCGTCGGGGCCGGCGATCCGTTCCGCCGAGGCCGCCGTTGGTGCCAACAAGATCGCCCTGACGGGCGTTCGCGAGGAAGAAAAGGTCGGCCAGCGCACCACGCTGGATGTCTTGGACGCCCAGCGTGAACTCCTCAACTCCCAGATCGGCCTTGTTTCGGCGCTCCGCGACCGGGTCGTTGCCGAGTATTCGCTGTATAGCGCAATCGGCCGGATGGATGCCCAAACACTGGGACTTTCAGTGCCTTACTACGATCCGTTCGAGCACTACGAGATCATCAAGAATAAGCTCTGGGGCCTGGCGCCGCCCGAGCCGCCGCTAGCCGATAACTGA